CCTGCGTCCTCTCGGACGGGCGGGaatcgacttagggtccttcaacagcgtacaaattcttaaaaggtcggcaacgcactcgcgagccctctggcattgagagtgtccatgggcggcggtatcacttaacatcaggtgagcctcctgcccgtttgccccctattttataaaaaaaaaaattaattgcggCCGAGCCGAGGAGGAGTCCGGCGAGGATGAATAATATAGAGACGAACCTCGGTCGGGAGGTCGGCGGAGTCGTCGTCGACGGCGGGCGCGGCGAGGCGGCCCCCGCGGGGCGTGTCCGAGGCACTGACGCCTCGCCACGCCACCTGGGCCGCCACGAGCGCCCCTCGTAGAGTCAGCACGGCTCGAGCGCCCTCTTCGCCCGCCTTCGCCGCAACCACGGCGCACTCGTCGTCCGCTCCTGCCGCCGGCCGCGGCGCCTCGCGGTCCCTTTCGCGCGCTCTTCTCTTATACTCCTCGAGCTCCGGGGCGTCCCCGTGCGCGGCCGGCAGTTCACCACAGTCCCGCAGCGCGCCACCCGCGTCCACGTATAGAAGGTGCGACCTCGCGGCCAGCTCGGTGGGCTCCGATGGAGACGCGCGCAACCACGCCAACGCGGCGCTCGCCAGCGTGGCGGCCCTCTCGCCGCAGGAGTCGGCGCTCGTCTCGCGCAGGAGTTCCAAGCGGACGAGGGGAAGGGCCGCCAGCGCGCTCGAGCCCCACACCTCGTCGAAGTGCTGCGCGACGTACGCGTCCAGCTGTCGCCTATGAGGCGCGGCCAGATCCGGAAGGGAGCGGAGCGACAAGCAATCCTGAGGCGTGATGCGGCGGAGCAGACGATCGGCCAGATGAGCGCGAGCCGACTCGACGCGCAGGAGCGCCGCGGCCCGATAGAGGCGGCGCGCCGCGGTCGCGTCTCTCACTCGCAGACGACCCGTGTAGGCGTAGTCGAGCAACGCGTGCAGCGCGTCCGGGTCGACGTCGAGGCGCAGCGGCGTCGCGGCGGCTGCGGCCGGCAACGTAGCGAGCAATGCGGGCGAAAGTGCTGCTAGCAGAGCTCGGTGCGCGGGAAGCTCGACGCCGCGTGCCAGAAGCGTCACGTCGTAGTGTTGACGCGCTTTACGTAACGCGTTGAGTGCGTGCAGAGtgcgagcggcggcgtctggCTCCTCCAACGACAGTTCGGCCTCGAGCGCACTCTCCTCTTCATCGGCACTGTCATCAGACCGGGACGCTCCCGATGCAGCACTACGCCCTGTGACAGATCATGTATACATTTCTAAGTAAGGAGGAAGAAGAGCGGTGTATGatcctttaaattttaacagacTTTATCTCAGATAATACAtagcatattttaaaatgtacctatacaaattaatttcgtTTTACACTGACAAGCAATATGTGTTTAACCAGTTCTCAGCATTGTAGTTATTCTAAGATGGAATAGTTATGTTGTTTGAAGAATTCTACTTCAAACTTAAGAAATTTCATTGAATATTTGGCATTTCACTAATAATAAGCATATTATCACATTACCAAGGAGAGTGCtcataatgaaaatatagtgatccaagtatttaataatcaataatttaagtatattacaggaaaattttattgaaacaacACTTTAGGTATTCACATTAACTAACActcaaataacattttagtaATCTATTTCAAGgtcttttaaattgaatatatgtACATGAAAGTAATTATCTCTTATCAGtgggtttttatttattgatacaaTATACTACTTTATCAATGTATGttgttataaactttataagtataatttcTCCTGATGATAATAGCAACTGTAATATATGCTTACCGTCTCCATTTCTATACTCGTCGCCGATCTCCATGATGAGTGGCAACTGGCAAGTACTGTTAGATGGCTAAAGCGTAGACACGCGAGTGTTTGCTGCTTCCACACCGctataatgattattaaacTGACCACTGCTCAGATATTCTTTGACT
The genomic region above belongs to Pieris brassicae chromosome 9, ilPieBrab1.1, whole genome shotgun sequence and contains:
- the LOC123714445 gene encoding influenza virus NS1A-binding protein homolog B-like, with the protein product MEIGDEYRNGDGRSAASGASRSDDSADEEESALEAELSLEEPDAAARTLHALNALRKARQHYDVTLLARGVELPAHRALLAALSPALLATLPAAAAATPLRLDVDPDALHALLDYAYTGRLRVRDATAARRLYRAAALLRVESARAHLADRLLRRITPQDCLSLRSLPDLAAPHRRQLDAYVAQHFDEVWGSSALAALPLVRLELLRETSADSCGERAATLASAALAWLRASPSEPTELAARSHLLYVDAGGALRDCGELPAAHGDAPELEEYKRRARERDREAPRPAAGADDECAVVAAKAGEEGARAVLTLRGALVAAQVAWRGVSASDTPRGGRLAAPAVDDDSADLPTEEGPTRARMSVGRCAVGAAELGGRLVVCGGYDSARVLRSAEAYDPEADTWAPLPDMRRARARFPAARLGDRLYVLGGSDGYSELDSVDVLSAGAWAGVAALPVARQYAAAAAHEARGELYVVGGSAEGRSLRAVHRYDAAADAWGDAPPLATGRSQCGAAVWAGALWALGGCDEWRCLASTETLALDGAEAGAWIAGPALPSARRSVGAGVWRGALWAAGGSAGAASLRCTALLAARGASWRPGPSLRRPRAAPALAPVGASLFAAGGYSGKRFLSCVECLHEPDGVWTTLLESVEVAPDAARLSLTPSGRETEEAV